Proteins from a genomic interval of Beijerinckia indica subsp. indica ATCC 9039:
- a CDS encoding aspartate aminotransferase family protein, with protein MKNIPVQEIKPAGNGETFDIKALLAAREPERYSLHTHYLNEMMVKVLQTIGYDVGFKSGQGQYLFDRNDARYLDLLSGWGVFAIGRNHPLLRETLTSVLASDLPNLVQMDVSVLAGLLAERLLGFVPFLDKVFFCNSGTEAVEAAIKFARRATGRPGIVYCEHAFHGLSYGSLSLNGDQIFREGFGDTLPGCHAVPFNDLAALEKALAKHDIAAFIVEPVQGKGVNLPDDGYLAGVQALCRKYGTLFVADEIQTGLGRTGKFLAIEHWGVEPDMVLVAKALSGGHVPVGAVLSRKGIFEKVFSRMDRAVVHGSTFAKNDLAMAAGLATLEVIEREQLVEKAARNGERLLTFFQGLADRYELVRTVRGKGLMIGIEFGAPRSLKLKASWTLLETVNTGLFCQLITIPLFKEHKILVQVAGHASHTVKLLPTLVIDDGDCDWIERAFETVIADSHKVPGAVWSLGKTLADHAMKARAAK; from the coding sequence ATGAAGAATATCCCGGTGCAGGAGATCAAGCCCGCTGGCAATGGGGAGACCTTCGACATCAAGGCCTTGCTCGCTGCGCGGGAGCCCGAGCGCTATTCGCTGCATACGCATTATCTGAACGAGATGATGGTCAAGGTTTTGCAAACCATTGGCTATGATGTTGGTTTCAAAAGCGGGCAAGGACAATATTTGTTCGACCGCAATGATGCGCGCTATCTCGATCTGTTGAGCGGCTGGGGTGTTTTTGCCATCGGCCGCAATCACCCCCTTCTGCGTGAAACCCTGACAAGTGTCCTGGCGAGTGACCTTCCCAATCTCGTTCAGATGGACGTTTCCGTGCTGGCTGGATTGCTGGCGGAGCGTCTGCTCGGTTTCGTGCCTTTTCTCGACAAGGTCTTTTTCTGCAATTCCGGCACTGAGGCGGTCGAAGCGGCGATCAAATTCGCCCGCCGGGCGACGGGGCGGCCCGGCATCGTCTATTGCGAACACGCCTTTCATGGTCTGAGCTATGGCTCTTTATCCTTGAACGGAGATCAGATTTTCCGGGAAGGCTTCGGGGATACTTTGCCGGGGTGCCATGCGGTTCCCTTCAATGATCTCGCGGCGCTCGAAAAGGCCTTGGCAAAGCATGATATAGCTGCCTTTATTGTCGAGCCGGTGCAAGGCAAGGGAGTCAATCTTCCCGATGACGGCTATCTCGCCGGCGTGCAGGCGCTCTGCCGCAAATATGGAACCTTGTTCGTCGCCGACGAGATCCAGACGGGTCTCGGCCGCACCGGAAAATTCCTTGCCATAGAACATTGGGGCGTCGAGCCGGATATGGTGCTGGTCGCCAAGGCGCTTTCGGGCGGCCATGTCCCGGTCGGCGCCGTGCTGAGCCGCAAGGGTATTTTCGAAAAGGTGTTTTCCCGGATGGATCGGGCGGTGGTGCATGGCTCGACCTTCGCCAAGAACGATCTCGCCATGGCGGCGGGCCTTGCCACCTTGGAAGTGATTGAACGGGAACAACTCGTCGAAAAAGCCGCGCGCAATGGCGAAAGGTTGCTGACTTTCTTCCAAGGTCTGGCCGATCGCTACGAACTGGTGCGCACGGTGCGCGGCAAGGGCCTGATGATCGGCATTGAATTTGGGGCGCCGCGTTCGCTCAAGCTCAAGGCCTCATGGACGCTGCTCGAAACCGTCAACACGGGCCTGTTCTGTCAGCTTATCACCATCCCCTTGTTCAAGGAGCACAAAATCCTCGTGCAAGTGGCAGGTCACGCGAGCCACACGGTCAAGCTGCTGCCGACGCTCGTGATTGATGACGGGGATTGCGACTGGATCGAACGCGCGTTTGAAACCGTCATCGCCGATAGTCACAAGGTTCCCGGAGCTGTCTGGTCGCTTGGCAAGACGCTGGCCGATCATGCGATGAAGGCGCGCGCCGCGAAGTAG
- a CDS encoding EVE domain-containing protein has product MAHWLIKSEPNKWSWDDQVKAAREGTFWNGVRNHLAKQHLMAMKVGEQVFFYHSNIGKAVVGIAEVIKPYYPDPSDATGKFGMVDVRARQPFAKPVTLEAIKADPRLSDMILVNNSRLSVQPVTDEEWTIICGLGEPGKVYAFA; this is encoded by the coding sequence ATGGCACATTGGCTGATCAAGAGCGAGCCGAACAAATGGTCCTGGGATGACCAGGTCAAGGCCGCGCGCGAGGGAACCTTCTGGAACGGCGTGCGCAATCACCTCGCCAAGCAGCATTTGATGGCGATGAAAGTCGGCGAACAGGTCTTTTTCTATCATTCCAATATCGGCAAGGCGGTCGTCGGCATCGCCGAGGTCATCAAACCTTATTATCCGGATCCCTCCGATGCGACCGGCAAATTCGGTATGGTGGATGTCAGGGCGCGCCAGCCTTTCGCCAAACCGGTGACGCTTGAGGCGATCAAGGCGGATCCCCGGCTCTCCGACATGATCCTCGTCAATAATTCCAGGCTGTCGGTGCAGCCGGTCACGGATGAGGAATGGACGATCATTTGCGGCCTCGGCGAGCCGGGAAAAGTCTATGCCTTCGCCTGA
- a CDS encoding c-type cytochrome, whose amino-acid sequence MVSAGFIFRPILQAARRADVRVLALLCALAGSALGAKAEDAEKGKQQFLTSCGVCHTAEPGAGNRQGPNLAGVYGRKVGSIADFNYSPALKSGTWVWNETTLDPWLTNSQEAHPGTFMNYRQANAEKRRLVIDYLSSLSKESK is encoded by the coding sequence ATGGTTTCCGCGGGTTTTATCTTTCGTCCAATTTTACAGGCAGCGCGGCGCGCCGATGTCCGTGTTCTTGCGCTTTTGTGCGCGCTAGCGGGGTCGGCTCTTGGGGCGAAGGCCGAGGATGCCGAAAAGGGAAAACAACAGTTTTTGACCAGTTGCGGCGTCTGCCATACGGCCGAACCCGGAGCCGGCAATCGCCAGGGGCCCAATCTTGCTGGCGTCTACGGCCGCAAGGTCGGGAGCATCGCCGATTTTAACTATTCGCCGGCGTTGAAATCCGGCACCTGGGTATGGAATGAGACGACACTCGATCCCTGGTTGACCAATTCGCAGGAAGCGCATCCGGGAACCTTCATGAATTACCGGCAGGCCAATGCGGAGAAGCGGCGTCTGGTGATCGATTATCTGAGTTCATTGTCCAAGGAGAGCAAATAA
- a CDS encoding GMC family oxidoreductase yields the protein MTKFDLNDDSVVVIIGSGAGGGTLGTELALKGIKVVMLEAGPRFEIEDFINDEWESFTQLSWSDMRTTSGSWRVHKDFPNLPAWIVKAVGGTSIHWAGASLRFQDHEFKTRTHYGEVQGANLLDWPITLKDLEPYYDKAESKMGVTRTNGIPGLPGNNNYKILEAGAKALGYKEVHTGRMAINSQPRDGRGSCQQIGFCFQGCKSGAKWSTLYAEIPKGEETGKLEVRPESHVLRIEHDANGKVTGVVYADSQGNRQRQKARIVCIAGNSIESPRILLNSASNLFPDGLANSSGQVGRNYMRHTTGAVFGIFDRPIHMYRGTTMAGIVRDESGHKPERGFVGGYELETISVGLPFMAAFLNPGSWGRSITSALDSYQNMAGLWIVGEDMPQETNRVTLDNAAKDKYGLPVANVHYDDHANDIAMRNHAYERSTALYEAVGARRVFPQTPYPSTHNLGTNRMSEKPRDGVVNKYGQTHDIKNLFVSDGSQFTTGAGENPTLTIVALAIRQADYIAAEMGKRTI from the coding sequence ATGACTAAATTCGATCTCAATGATGATTCTGTTGTCGTGATCATCGGTTCCGGCGCGGGTGGGGGAACGCTCGGCACGGAGCTCGCCTTGAAAGGTATCAAGGTTGTGATGCTCGAGGCTGGACCCCGTTTCGAAATCGAGGATTTCATCAACGACGAATGGGAGAGCTTCACGCAATTGTCCTGGAGCGATATGCGTACGACGTCAGGCTCCTGGCGCGTTCATAAGGACTTCCCGAATCTGCCGGCCTGGATCGTCAAAGCGGTTGGTGGCACCTCCATCCATTGGGCGGGGGCCTCGCTGCGGTTCCAGGACCATGAATTCAAGACCCGCACGCATTACGGAGAGGTCCAGGGCGCAAACCTCCTCGATTGGCCGATTACACTCAAGGATCTCGAGCCCTATTATGACAAGGCCGAGTCCAAAATGGGTGTCACACGGACCAATGGGATCCCCGGCCTACCAGGCAATAATAATTACAAGATCCTGGAAGCCGGTGCGAAGGCCCTCGGCTATAAGGAGGTTCATACGGGACGCATGGCGATCAATTCGCAGCCGCGTGACGGCCGTGGCAGTTGCCAGCAGATCGGTTTCTGTTTCCAAGGCTGTAAATCCGGCGCGAAATGGTCGACGCTTTACGCCGAAATCCCGAAAGGCGAGGAAACCGGCAAGCTTGAGGTTCGGCCGGAAAGCCACGTTCTGCGCATCGAACACGATGCCAATGGCAAAGTCACCGGTGTCGTTTACGCCGATAGTCAGGGCAATCGGCAAAGACAGAAGGCGCGTATCGTCTGCATTGCCGGCAATTCGATCGAAAGTCCGCGTATTCTGCTCAATTCGGCCTCAAATCTGTTCCCGGATGGTCTCGCCAATTCCTCGGGTCAGGTCGGACGCAATTACATGCGGCATACGACCGGTGCTGTCTTCGGAATTTTCGATCGGCCGATCCATATGTATCGTGGCACGACCATGGCCGGTATCGTCCGCGATGAAAGTGGTCACAAACCGGAACGCGGTTTCGTCGGTGGCTATGAACTGGAGACGATTTCGGTCGGCCTGCCCTTCATGGCGGCCTTCCTCAACCCTGGTTCCTGGGGCAGGAGTATCACGTCGGCGCTCGATTCCTATCAGAATATGGCAGGTCTCTGGATCGTCGGTGAGGATATGCCGCAGGAGACGAATCGCGTCACTTTGGACAATGCGGCCAAGGACAAATATGGTCTGCCGGTCGCTAATGTTCATTATGATGATCACGCCAATGACATTGCCATGCGCAATCATGCCTATGAGCGCTCGACTGCGCTTTATGAGGCCGTAGGCGCCAGGCGCGTCTTCCCGCAGACACCTTATCCATCGACGCATAATCTCGGCACCAATCGCATGTCCGAAAAGCCTCGTGATGGCGTCGTGAACAAATATGGCCAGACCCATGACATCAAGAATCTCTTTGTGTCGGATGGGTCACAATTCACGACGGGGGCCGGCGAAAATCCGACGCTGACCATTGTCGCGCTTGCTATCCGGCAAGCTGACTACATTGCTGCGGAAATGGGCAAGCGTACAATCTGA
- a CDS encoding inositol monophosphatase family protein produces MIRSALMNVMTAAAIKAGRGLKRDFGEVENLQVSIKGPGDFVSVADKKSEKILFEELSKARPGYGFVMEESGTFEGSDKTHTWYIDPLDGTTNFLHGLPIFAISIGLAREGQIVAGLVYNPISEDMFIAEKGQGAFLNNRRLRVAQRRELADTLIGCGTPHLGKAKEHPKFKAELASVMARVGNIRRLGAAALDLGYVASGSFDGFWERGLQPWDIAAGILIIREAGGFVTDAEGGGDMLAKGSICAGNETIQSQLLGLIQKS; encoded by the coding sequence ATGATTCGATCAGCCTTGATGAATGTCATGACCGCAGCGGCCATCAAGGCCGGCCGGGGATTGAAGCGGGATTTCGGCGAGGTCGAAAATCTCCAGGTCTCGATCAAAGGGCCGGGTGATTTCGTCTCCGTGGCCGATAAGAAATCCGAAAAAATTCTCTTCGAGGAATTGAGCAAGGCGCGGCCAGGTTATGGTTTCGTCATGGAGGAGAGCGGCACCTTCGAGGGGAGCGACAAAACCCATACCTGGTATATCGATCCGCTCGATGGCACGACCAATTTCCTCCATGGTCTGCCGATCTTCGCGATTTCCATCGGTCTGGCGCGCGAGGGGCAGATCGTCGCGGGTCTCGTCTATAATCCGATCAGCGAAGATATGTTCATCGCGGAAAAAGGGCAGGGGGCCTTTCTGAACAACCGTCGCCTGCGCGTAGCGCAAAGACGCGAGCTCGCCGATACACTCATCGGCTGCGGTACGCCGCATCTTGGCAAGGCGAAGGAACATCCAAAATTCAAGGCTGAACTCGCCAGCGTCATGGCGCGGGTCGGCAATATCCGCCGGCTGGGAGCCGCCGCGCTCGATCTTGGCTATGTCGCCTCGGGGAGTTTCGATGGATTCTGGGAACGGGGCCTGCAACCTTGGGACATTGCGGCGGGAATCCTGATCATTCGCGAGGCCGGAGGTTTCGTGACTGACGCGGAAGGTGGCGGGGATATGCTCGCCAAGGGATCGATCTGCGCCGGTAACGAAACCATCCAGAGCCAATTGCTGGGATTGATCCAGAAGTCCTGA
- the mscL gene encoding large conductance mechanosensitive channel protein MscL: MFKEFREFALKGNVVDLAIGVIIGAAFGRIIDSLVNDIIMPFFGALGGLDFSNYFFPLTKGVTASSLAEARRQGAVLAWGNFLTVAVNFLIIAFVLFLIVRSINTFRKRVLKENLEVTPPAKPQDVVVLEEIRDLIAARRA; the protein is encoded by the coding sequence ATGTTCAAGGAATTTCGTGAATTCGCACTCAAGGGCAATGTGGTCGATCTGGCGATCGGCGTTATCATCGGCGCCGCATTCGGGAGAATTATCGACTCGCTCGTGAATGACATTATCATGCCTTTTTTCGGCGCCCTCGGCGGCCTCGATTTTTCCAATTATTTCTTCCCTCTCACCAAGGGTGTCACAGCCAGCTCACTCGCGGAAGCACGCCGGCAGGGCGCGGTCCTCGCCTGGGGTAATTTTCTGACCGTGGCGGTCAATTTCCTCATCATTGCTTTCGTTCTGTTCTTGATCGTGCGCAGCATCAACACGTTCCGCAAGAGAGTCTTGAAGGAAAATCTCGAGGTTACCCCGCCCGCAAAACCACAAGACGTGGTGGTTCTCGAGGAAATCCGCGATCTGATTGCCGCGCGCCGCGCCTAA
- a CDS encoding VOC family protein → MTKTIHVMLRVLEEERSVAFYKTALGLAVADRFPFEGFTLVYLRSPDADFEVELTINHDRKEPYNLGDGYGHIAVVVDDLDKEHARFEAAGLKPNPIKEFFRDGGLMARFFFVQDPDGYKTEVLQKHGRYR, encoded by the coding sequence ATGACTAAAACGATTCATGTGATGCTGCGTGTCCTGGAGGAGGAACGTTCCGTGGCCTTCTACAAGACGGCTCTCGGATTGGCGGTTGCCGATCGTTTTCCTTTCGAAGGATTCACGCTCGTCTATCTGCGCAGTCCCGACGCCGACTTCGAAGTGGAACTGACGATCAATCACGATCGCAAGGAACCGTATAATCTCGGCGACGGCTATGGGCATATCGCGGTCGTGGTCGATGATCTCGACAAGGAACATGCACGGTTTGAGGCGGCTGGCTTGAAACCCAATCCGATCAAGGAATTCTTTCGTGACGGCGGCTTGATGGCGCGGTTCTTCTTTGTGCAGGACCCCGACGGATACAAGACCGAAGTGCTGCAAAAACACGGGCGCTATCGCTGA
- a CDS encoding Spy/CpxP family protein refolding chaperone, with product MKTRLPLVLAFTAVVGSGVAWAVTPETPAAQPPAEKAHAEHENNHEHEGPRFSAEDRAAFNDARIAALHAGLKLSPDQEKLWPNLETALRNAIKSFGELYKQRQEERAEQKEQPRPRNPVAFLRRLSDIELAHGNAAKAVADAASPLYDTLTQEQKNRLPFLLRGLHRSWIHEHFGMMGGFGGRGPWQRGPEGRSEMKEHNHDHDEHDHDHHHDHDNDDEE from the coding sequence ATGAAGACGCGCTTACCCCTCGTTCTTGCTTTCACCGCCGTCGTCGGTTCCGGCGTCGCCTGGGCGGTTACGCCGGAGACTCCTGCCGCGCAGCCTCCGGCCGAAAAGGCTCATGCCGAACACGAGAATAACCATGAACATGAAGGCCCCCGCTTCTCGGCGGAGGATCGCGCAGCCTTTAACGATGCTCGGATCGCCGCCCTGCACGCTGGCTTGAAACTGTCCCCCGATCAGGAAAAGCTTTGGCCCAATCTCGAAACGGCCTTGCGCAACGCCATCAAATCTTTTGGCGAACTCTACAAACAACGCCAGGAAGAGCGCGCAGAGCAAAAAGAGCAGCCCCGCCCGCGCAATCCGGTCGCCTTCCTGCGCCGTTTGAGCGATATTGAATTGGCTCATGGCAATGCTGCAAAGGCTGTGGCCGACGCCGCGTCGCCCTTGTATGATACACTGACACAAGAGCAAAAGAATCGCCTGCCCTTCCTTCTCCGTGGCTTACACCGGAGCTGGATCCATGAGCATTTCGGCATGATGGGGGGATTTGGCGGACGCGGTCCCTGGCAGCGTGGCCCTGAGGGACGGTCCGAAATGAAAGAGCATAATCATGACCACGATGAGCATGATCATGATCACCATCATGATCACGACAATGATGATGAGGAGTAA
- the efp gene encoding elongation factor P, whose amino-acid sequence MPKINGNQITPGTVIEHDGGLWAAVKSTTVKPGKGGAFNQVELKNLIDGRKLNERFRADATVDEVELELKDFSFLYAQGEELVFMDLESYEQIELAADWVGERAAFLQDGMKVTLRMHEARPISIKLPAYVTLEIAEADPVVRGQTATSTYKPAILENGLRVLVPPFIEKGERIVVDTNEVTYMRRAD is encoded by the coding sequence ATGCCCAAGATCAACGGAAACCAGATCACGCCCGGAACCGTCATCGAGCATGACGGTGGTCTCTGGGCTGCCGTCAAATCCACGACAGTCAAGCCCGGTAAGGGCGGCGCGTTCAATCAGGTCGAACTGAAAAACCTCATCGATGGCCGCAAATTGAACGAGCGATTCCGGGCCGATGCCACGGTTGATGAAGTCGAACTTGAATTGAAGGATTTCAGCTTTCTCTATGCGCAAGGGGAAGAATTGGTCTTCATGGATCTCGAAAGCTATGAGCAGATCGAACTCGCCGCCGATTGGGTCGGCGAGCGCGCGGCTTTTCTGCAGGACGGGATGAAGGTGACCTTGCGCATGCATGAGGCGCGGCCGATCAGCATCAAATTGCCGGCCTATGTGACGCTGGAAATTGCTGAGGCCGATCCGGTGGTACGGGGCCAGACGGCGACCTCGACCTACAAACCGGCAATCCTCGAAAATGGTTTGCGCGTCCTGGTGCCGCCCTTTATCGAAAAAGGCGAGCGCATTGTCGTGGATACAAATGAGGTCACATACATGCGGCGCGCGGACTAG
- a CDS encoding BON domain-containing protein, with the protein MASQDRRLQENRYRQDDWSDHRRDRFGREDYRNDEGRRYRSERQDFQDNPNDYGRGRELTFREDYARNGDYLGRYPGDLSGRNHFDEEYFIDDSQFAGRDYADRQARARSQRLLQGPLQGRGPDNYGNRPYGLVIEKRFERDYVGRGRDFDDLERGYGQGYGQERGSWTRASDDISPWFDDDAVAHRRDLDTEHLNERFSGRGPKNYKRSDVRILEDIGDRLTDDPYVDASEIEVLVHDNEVTLNGIVSNRIQRRRAELIAESVSGVHHLQNNLRLRSHHKAHAQAGSHAGANDEPNAPASNAQKSSAPTAHK; encoded by the coding sequence ATGGCCTCTCAAGACCGCAGGCTTCAAGAGAACCGTTACCGCCAGGACGATTGGTCCGATCACCGTCGCGATCGTTTCGGGCGGGAGGATTATCGCAATGACGAAGGCCGCCGCTATCGCAGCGAACGCCAGGATTTCCAGGACAATCCCAACGATTACGGCCGTGGCCGGGAGCTGACCTTCCGCGAGGATTACGCACGCAATGGTGATTACCTTGGACGCTATCCAGGTGATCTCAGCGGCCGCAATCATTTCGATGAAGAATATTTCATCGATGACAGCCAATTCGCTGGTCGCGATTATGCTGATCGCCAGGCCCGCGCCCGGTCTCAACGACTGCTGCAAGGCCCGCTTCAAGGCCGTGGCCCGGACAATTACGGAAATCGCCCCTATGGGCTCGTGATCGAGAAACGTTTTGAACGGGACTATGTGGGGCGTGGGCGCGATTTTGACGACCTCGAGCGTGGCTATGGCCAAGGTTATGGTCAGGAACGTGGTTCTTGGACTCGCGCCAGCGATGACATTTCCCCCTGGTTCGATGACGATGCGGTGGCGCACCGTCGCGATCTCGACACAGAACATCTCAACGAACGTTTTTCCGGCCGCGGTCCGAAAAACTATAAGCGTTCGGATGTGCGTATCCTCGAAGATATCGGTGATCGTCTGACCGATGATCCTTATGTCGATGCCTCGGAGATTGAGGTTCTCGTCCACGACAACGAAGTGACATTGAACGGTATTGTCAGCAACCGGATCCAGCGACGCCGCGCCGAATTGATCGCCGAATCCGTATCCGGCGTGCATCATCTCCAAAACAACTTGCGCCTGCGCAGCCACCACAAGGCACACGCTCAAGCTGGGAGTCACGCTGGCGCCAACGACGAGCCGAATGCGCCCGCCTCCAACGCACAGAAATCTTCAGCGCCGACGGCCCATAAATAA
- the hemA gene encoding 5-aminolevulinate synthase, whose amino-acid sequence MEYGQFFDDAILRLKAERRYRVFADLERDAATYPVARWHRAPDRIEDVVIWCSNDYLCMGRHPDVIAAMSEAASRYGVGAGGTRNISGTNHPLVQLEDELASLHDKPAALVFTSGWISNLAAISTIADLLPNCLILSDQLNHNSMIEGIRRSSAKRQIFRHNDLAHLEELLAAADPDQAKLIVFESLYSMNGDIAPIAAIADLADRYNAMTYMDEVHAVGLYGPHGGGIGERDGVMDRIDVIEGTLAKGFGTLGGYIAASKSIIDAVRSYAPSFIFTTALPPAVAAAAHAAVRLLKDGKEWRAQHQRQSMLTKHALSAAGLPVMNNPSHIVPVLVGDAELCKTATDMLLERHNIYIQPINYPTVAKGTERLRITPSPLHTDAHVVHLVEAMVDVWQTLKLPFVAEPKIVAFRREKEKETEEARCTFPEFKKAAE is encoded by the coding sequence ATAGAGTACGGCCAATTTTTTGACGACGCGATCCTGCGGCTCAAGGCAGAGCGGCGCTATCGGGTCTTTGCTGATCTCGAACGCGACGCCGCTACCTATCCCGTCGCTCGTTGGCATCGCGCGCCCGATAGAATCGAAGATGTCGTCATCTGGTGCTCCAACGATTATCTCTGCATGGGCCGGCACCCGGATGTCATCGCCGCCATGAGCGAGGCTGCGTCCCGGTACGGTGTCGGCGCTGGCGGCACCCGCAATATTTCCGGCACCAATCATCCCTTGGTGCAGCTCGAAGACGAACTCGCCAGCCTGCACGACAAGCCTGCGGCTCTCGTCTTTACCTCTGGCTGGATCTCCAATCTCGCGGCTATTTCGACCATCGCCGACCTGTTGCCCAATTGCCTGATCCTTTCTGATCAGCTCAATCATAATTCGATGATCGAGGGGATCAGACGGTCCTCAGCCAAGCGGCAGATCTTCCGCCACAATGATCTTGCCCATCTTGAGGAATTATTGGCGGCGGCGGATCCCGACCAGGCCAAGCTCATCGTCTTCGAAAGCCTCTATTCGATGAATGGCGATATCGCGCCAATCGCCGCGATCGCGGATCTCGCCGATCGCTATAATGCCATGACCTATATGGATGAAGTGCATGCGGTCGGCCTTTATGGCCCGCATGGTGGCGGCATTGGCGAGCGCGATGGTGTCATGGACCGCATCGACGTGATCGAGGGGACGCTTGCCAAGGGGTTTGGCACGCTCGGCGGCTATATTGCCGCGAGTAAGTCCATCATCGATGCCGTGCGCTCCTATGCGCCGTCTTTCATCTTTACTACGGCTCTGCCGCCCGCCGTTGCCGCGGCCGCTCATGCCGCCGTGCGCCTCCTGAAGGATGGCAAGGAATGGCGCGCCCAGCACCAGCGCCAATCCATGCTGACCAAGCATGCTCTGAGCGCGGCGGGTTTGCCGGTCATGAACAATCCCTCGCATATCGTGCCCGTTCTCGTGGGCGATGCGGAATTGTGCAAGACCGCCACCGATATGCTGCTCGAACGGCACAATATTTACATTCAGCCGATCAATTATCCGACTGTCGCAAAAGGCACGGAAAGACTGCGTATCACGCCGAGCCCCTTGCATACGGATGCCCATGTCGTGCATCTCGTCGAGGCCATGGTCGATGTCTGGCAGACCTTGAAACTGCCTTTTGTCGCCGAGCCGAAGATTGTCGCTTTCCGCCGCGAGAAGGAAAAGGAAACGGAGGAAGCCCGCTGCACTTTCCCCGAATTCAAGAAAGCCGCCGAATAG
- a CDS encoding pyridoxal phosphate-dependent aminotransferase, whose product MTIEFSSSVALPVARPEPSPEALAAPESGIVEVFAYGRGRQGLIPLFVGEGDLPTPPFIVEAASRSLTEGETFYTYQAGVPELRAAIAAYMSRHYGAIYERTVAPFSPEQFFVTIGGMHALQIALRLVARADEEVIVPTPAWPNFHGALSVLGARPITVPMLFQNNGSPGWTLDFDRIEASITPATRCLIVNTPSNPTGWVASLKDLETLLALTRRHGLWLVADEIYGRMTFNGERAPSFHDIMEKDDNILFLQTFSKNWAMTGLRLGWLEAPRSLAPIIENLIQYSTSGVAVPWQRAATVALEQGEDFFQQSLRRIHQGRTILYEGLKKTGRIIAAEPEGAFYLFCKVMGETDTRQLALRLIDEANVGVAPGTAFGPGGEEFLRLCFARDPALLTEAVRRLSLWLEQHG is encoded by the coding sequence ATGACGATAGAATTTTCGTCTTCGGTTGCCCTCCCCGTGGCACGTCCAGAACCCAGCCCTGAAGCCCTGGCCGCCCCGGAAAGCGGAATCGTTGAGGTTTTCGCTTATGGGCGCGGTCGTCAGGGCCTCATCCCTCTTTTCGTCGGAGAAGGGGATTTGCCGACGCCACCCTTCATTGTCGAGGCGGCTTCGCGCTCACTGACTGAGGGTGAAACCTTCTACACCTATCAGGCGGGCGTACCGGAACTCCGAGCGGCGATTGCCGCCTATATGTCCCGGCATTATGGCGCGATCTACGAGCGGACCGTCGCCCCTTTCAGTCCGGAGCAATTCTTCGTCACGATTGGCGGCATGCACGCGCTGCAAATCGCCTTGCGTCTCGTGGCGCGCGCCGACGAGGAGGTCATCGTGCCGACGCCGGCCTGGCCTAATTTCCATGGCGCCTTGAGCGTCCTCGGCGCCCGACCCATCACCGTCCCCATGTTGTTTCAGAATAATGGGTCTCCTGGCTGGACCCTCGATTTTGATCGGATCGAGGCCAGCATCACACCAGCGACACGGTGTCTGATCGTTAATACGCCCTCCAATCCAACGGGCTGGGTGGCCAGCCTCAAGGATCTTGAAACCCTCCTCGCCTTAACGCGGCGGCACGGACTTTGGCTTGTTGCCGATGAAATCTATGGCCGCATGACCTTCAACGGCGAGCGCGCGCCATCTTTTCACGATATCATGGAGAAGGATGACAATATCCTGTTTCTCCAAACTTTTTCCAAAAACTGGGCGATGACGGGATTGCGCCTCGGTTGGCTTGAGGCGCCGCGTTCCCTGGCGCCGATCATCGAGAATCTGATCCAATATTCCACATCTGGCGTCGCCGTGCCCTGGCAGCGGGCAGCGACCGTCGCCTTGGAACAAGGCGAGGATTTCTTTCAGCAGTCCTTGCGGCGCATACACCAGGGACGCACCATCCTTTATGAAGGCCTGAAAAAGACCGGGCGGATCATCGCCGCCGAACCCGAGGGCGCCTTTTATCTGTTCTGCAAGGTCATGGGAGAGACGGATACTCGCCAACTCGCCTTGCGCTTGATTGACGAAGCCAATGTCGGCGTCGCGCCGGGAACAGCCTTCGGCCCAGGCGGCGAAGAATTCCTCCGGCTCTGCTTTGCACGTGACCCTGCCCTCCTCACGGAAGCCGTCCGCAGACTCAGCCTTTGGCTGGAACAACACGGCTAG